In Bartonella machadoae, a single genomic region encodes these proteins:
- the ssb gene encoding single-stranded DNA-binding protein: MLNKVILIGHLGADPESKTMNNGTEVVNFRMATSESYTDKATNKRVDKTEWHSVVVFNPHLAKIALQYLNKGSKVYVEGKLQTRKWKDRNGGEHLATEIVLPQFKGELYLLDAKKDQPASPTPLPVTAQSYAATSGAADYGKPVNDAIPF, from the coding sequence ATGCTGAATAAAGTGATCTTAATTGGGCATTTGGGGGCTGATCCCGAAAGCAAAACAATGAATAATGGTACTGAGGTGGTCAATTTTCGTATGGCTACTTCTGAGAGCTATACTGATAAGGCAACCAATAAAAGAGTCGACAAAACGGAATGGCATTCTGTTGTGGTTTTTAATCCACATCTGGCAAAAATTGCTCTTCAATATCTCAATAAAGGTTCAAAGGTCTATGTAGAAGGTAAATTACAAACCCGCAAATGGAAAGATAGAAATGGTGGTGAACATCTTGCAACAGAGATTGTCTTGCCACAATTCAAAGGTGAATTGTATTTACTTGATGCAAAGAAAGACCAACCTGCATCCCCTACCCCTTTACCGGTCACTGCTCAAAGTTATGCTGCTACTTCAGGAGCTGCTGATTATGGAAAACCTGTCAATGATGCTATTCCATTCTGA